In one Thermanaerovibrio velox DSM 12556 genomic region, the following are encoded:
- the cysS gene encoding cysteine--tRNA ligase, with protein MAFNIFNDLTNKKEPFVPVEEGKVRFYVCGPTVYDYFHIGNARPFIVFDVMRRYLEYLGYQVKYVQNFTDIDDKMINRANEMGITVKELADKFIEAYYQDADALGIKRATVNPKATEEIPHIIELIEILIRKGHAYQVDGDVYFDVKSYPAYGKLIRQDLEELQAGARIDVDPRKRHPLDFALWKAQKPGEPAWESPWGLGRPGWHIECSAMCRHHLGETIDIHGGGCDLVFPHHENEIAQSEAATGKPFVRYWVHNGYLMIDKEKMSKSLGNFMTARDVISKFHPLAVRLFMLSAHYRSPINFSEDNLRQAQGALERLRNGWAEISFALKRQDSGGISEELRSAVRESREQFLNAMDDDLNTAEAIGAVFALIRSANSHIGSQSPLDLEALNEAARFLQDVDRIMGIIGIENAQALDHEIEELIHRRNQARKERNFKEADAIRDKLLSMGIVLEDTPQGTRWKKIR; from the coding sequence GTGGCCTTTAATATATTTAATGATCTTACTAACAAAAAGGAGCCTTTCGTGCCAGTAGAGGAGGGCAAGGTTAGGTTCTACGTGTGCGGCCCCACAGTTTACGATTACTTTCACATAGGCAACGCAAGACCATTTATAGTTTTCGATGTTATGCGCAGATACCTGGAATACCTAGGCTATCAGGTTAAATACGTGCAGAACTTCACCGACATAGACGACAAGATGATAAACCGGGCCAACGAGATGGGGATTACGGTTAAGGAGCTGGCCGACAAGTTCATAGAGGCCTACTACCAGGATGCAGACGCTCTGGGCATAAAACGTGCCACGGTAAACCCCAAGGCCACTGAAGAGATACCTCACATCATAGAATTAATAGAAATCCTCATACGCAAGGGACACGCCTACCAGGTGGATGGGGACGTTTACTTCGACGTTAAAAGCTATCCCGCCTATGGGAAGTTGATACGTCAGGACCTGGAAGAACTTCAAGCCGGAGCCCGCATAGACGTAGATCCAAGGAAACGACATCCCCTGGACTTCGCCCTATGGAAAGCGCAAAAGCCTGGGGAACCCGCCTGGGAAAGCCCCTGGGGTTTGGGACGGCCGGGATGGCATATCGAGTGCAGCGCCATGTGCAGGCATCACCTGGGAGAAACCATCGATATCCACGGAGGCGGTTGCGATCTCGTGTTCCCGCATCATGAGAACGAGATAGCCCAGTCAGAGGCCGCCACGGGAAAGCCCTTCGTCAGGTACTGGGTTCACAACGGATATCTCATGATAGATAAGGAAAAGATGTCAAAGTCCCTTGGGAACTTCATGACCGCCAGGGACGTCATAAGCAAGTTCCACCCCCTGGCCGTAAGATTATTCATGCTATCCGCCCATTACAGGTCTCCCATAAACTTCTCAGAGGACAACCTGCGCCAGGCCCAAGGGGCCCTTGAGCGGCTGAGGAATGGGTGGGCAGAGATATCTTTCGCCCTTAAGAGACAGGACTCCGGGGGAATATCGGAGGAACTAAGATCCGCCGTAAGGGAAAGCCGGGAACAATTCCTGAATGCCATGGACGATGACCTCAATACCGCAGAAGCCATAGGTGCTGTTTTCGCTCTGATAAGGTCCGCCAACTCCCATATAGGCTCCCAGTCACCGTTGGACCTTGAGGCATTAAATGAAGCAGCCCGGTTCTTGCAGGACGTGGACCGGATAATGGGCATCATCGGGATAGAAAATGCACAAGCCCTGGATCATGAGATAGAGGAGCTAATACATCGTAGGAACCAGGCGAGGAAAGAACGCAACTTTAAAGAGGCAGACGCCATAAGGGACAAGCTGCTCAGCATGGGCATAGTCCTCGAGGATACACCCCAGGGGACCAGATGGAAGAAGATTCGATAA
- a CDS encoding excinuclease ABC subunit UvrC — MAEERLINYVKSLPERPGVYIMRDQDGQVIYVGKAKALRRRVMSYFRHGGFASPRLRKLVEMVRDISVVRTATEAEALILEARLIRQLQPFFNVELKMSERYPYIRVTEEKFPRITVTRVKSGGGLFIGPYVRVRELRELLRLLDRFFPLRKCSIPIEPPYDRRPCVYHSIGKCLAPCAGLCSQGEYLQIVSDAVMLLQGRGADLVERLRRKMEDAAYNRLAFEEAAQIRDMIRAIWRVGRQSPSAHVGDEDNFPLLCSLQDILGLKVIPWRIEGYDISHLKGTSTVASKVVFEQGRPNKSLYRRYNLGDFGGDDFRALGEVLRRRFSRASEDEVLPNLILIDGGPVQLEFSLKVLSDMGLSIPTVSLAKGEEEEVYLPGKDQPLRLGEGSLALRMLQMVRDEAHRFAVSSHRENRRLRMRHTRLEEIPGVGPNRASQLLSRFGSVKNIARLSEEELMAMPGIGKKLARIILEHLKEGKD, encoded by the coding sequence ATGGCGGAAGAACGGTTGATAAATTATGTTAAGTCCCTTCCTGAAAGGCCTGGGGTCTACATAATGAGAGACCAGGACGGCCAGGTCATATACGTGGGCAAGGCCAAGGCCCTGAGGAGGAGGGTGATGTCGTATTTTAGACATGGGGGGTTTGCGTCTCCAAGGCTTAGGAAACTAGTAGAGATGGTGAGGGATATATCGGTGGTTAGGACCGCCACCGAGGCTGAGGCGCTGATACTCGAGGCCAGGTTGATAAGACAGCTTCAGCCCTTTTTCAACGTGGAGCTTAAGATGTCAGAGCGTTATCCCTACATAAGGGTGACCGAAGAGAAGTTCCCCAGGATAACGGTTACCAGAGTCAAGTCAGGGGGAGGTCTTTTCATCGGTCCCTATGTTAGGGTGAGGGAGCTTAGGGAGCTTTTGCGCCTGTTGGATCGATTTTTCCCTCTTCGTAAGTGTTCCATCCCCATAGAACCCCCTTACGATAGAAGGCCGTGTGTATATCACTCAATAGGTAAGTGTCTTGCCCCCTGTGCTGGACTTTGTAGCCAGGGGGAGTACCTTCAGATAGTGTCCGATGCGGTCATGCTTCTTCAGGGGCGTGGGGCTGATTTGGTGGAACGGTTGAGGCGCAAGATGGAGGACGCGGCGTATAATAGGCTTGCTTTTGAAGAGGCTGCCCAGATAAGGGATATGATAAGGGCCATATGGAGGGTTGGCAGGCAATCCCCTTCTGCTCACGTTGGGGATGAGGATAACTTTCCATTGCTGTGTTCCCTGCAGGATATCTTAGGGCTTAAGGTGATCCCCTGGCGCATAGAGGGTTATGACATATCGCATCTTAAGGGGACTAGCACGGTGGCCTCTAAGGTGGTATTCGAGCAGGGTAGGCCTAACAAATCTTTGTACAGGAGGTATAACCTTGGGGACTTTGGGGGTGATGACTTTAGGGCCCTGGGGGAGGTTTTAAGGCGTAGGTTCTCAAGGGCCTCTGAAGACGAGGTGCTACCCAACCTGATATTGATAGATGGCGGACCAGTACAGCTGGAGTTTTCTTTAAAGGTTCTCAGTGATATGGGGTTGTCGATCCCCACCGTTTCCCTGGCGAAGGGGGAGGAGGAGGAGGTATATCTTCCTGGGAAGGACCAGCCTTTGCGGTTGGGAGAGGGGAGCTTGGCTCTTAGAATGCTTCAGATGGTTAGGGATGAGGCTCATCGCTTTGCCGTTTCCTCCCATAGGGAAAACAGACGTCTGAGAATGAGGCATACCAGACTGGAGGAGATACCAGGTGTTGGTCCGAACAGGGCTTCCCAGTTATTGAGCCGATTTGGAAGCGTTAAGAACATAGCGAGGCTTTCGGAAGAGGAGCTCATGGCCATGCCCGGTATCGGCAAGAAACTTGCCAGGATCATATTGGAACATCTGAAGGAGGGGAAGGATTGA
- the glpX gene encoding class II fructose-bisphosphatase, whose product MYAPERNMALELVRATESAAMAAGRWMGRGDKNGADKAAVDAMRYMLNTIHMNGVVVIGEGEKDEAPMLFNGEILGTGEPPEVDIAVDPIDGTRLCAEGQPNAVSVVAVAEKGSLYDPKHIFYMDKIATGPEAAHVIDIEAPIEENIRKVASALKKSVEDVTVVVLDRPRHEDLIKRIRVMRARIRLIRDGDVAGALMTCKDDSGIDLLLGIGGSPEAVISACAIKCVGGNMQCKLWPRNEEEASRCRDLGMDLDRVLTLNDLVSSDNVFFAATGITDGEFLKGVKYHGDRIKTTSMVMRSKSGTIRYVEAIHQLDKLEKISGIEYGPVR is encoded by the coding sequence TTGTATGCTCCGGAGAGGAACATGGCGTTGGAGTTGGTAAGGGCCACCGAATCTGCCGCTATGGCGGCTGGAAGGTGGATGGGGCGGGGAGACAAGAACGGGGCGGATAAGGCCGCGGTTGATGCCATGAGGTATATGCTTAACACCATCCACATGAATGGGGTGGTGGTCATCGGGGAGGGGGAGAAGGATGAGGCCCCAATGCTTTTTAACGGGGAGATCCTTGGGACCGGTGAACCCCCGGAGGTTGACATCGCGGTGGATCCCATTGATGGTACTAGGCTTTGTGCCGAGGGGCAGCCGAATGCGGTGAGCGTGGTGGCGGTGGCTGAGAAGGGGTCGCTATATGACCCGAAGCACATCTTCTACATGGACAAGATTGCCACGGGTCCCGAGGCGGCCCATGTGATAGATATAGAGGCACCGATTGAGGAGAACATCCGTAAGGTGGCGTCGGCTTTGAAGAAGTCCGTTGAGGACGTTACGGTTGTGGTGCTTGACCGTCCAAGGCATGAGGATTTGATAAAACGCATAAGGGTCATGCGGGCCAGGATAAGGCTCATAAGGGATGGAGATGTGGCGGGAGCCCTTATGACGTGCAAGGATGACAGCGGTATAGATCTGCTTCTTGGGATAGGTGGATCGCCTGAAGCGGTTATAAGTGCCTGTGCTATAAAGTGTGTAGGGGGTAACATGCAGTGTAAGCTTTGGCCTAGAAACGAGGAGGAAGCCTCTCGTTGCAGGGATTTAGGCATGGACCTTGACAGAGTTCTAACGCTTAATGACCTAGTAAGCAGCGACAACGTGTTCTTTGCTGCTACGGGAATAACGGATGGGGAGTTCCTAAAGGGCGTCAAGTACCATGGGGATAGGATAAAGACCACGTCGATGGTCATGAGATCGAAGAGCGGTACCATCCGGTATGTAGAAGCCATACATCAGCTGGACAAGCTGGAAAAGATAAGCGGGATAGAGTACGGCCCCGTCAGGTAG
- a CDS encoding riboflavin synthase has translation MFTGLIGAVGKVVSVKPVGGDVWEMQVDSVDDFLSGVSIGDSVAVDGVCLTVTAIKGTRIVAQMMRETVERTKLGSLKSGHRVNLELSMRLDGRLDGHIVQGHVDCLGIVDSWEAQGSWRKLWVSVPRWFAPYVVPKGSVAIDGVSLTVIDALDDAFSVGLIPETLRRTCLGDLRIGDKVNLEGDIIGKYVMRWLGIFGGASMKPGEGVDVGLEEGGISYDKLALYGWDVGGR, from the coding sequence GTGTTCACCGGCCTTATAGGGGCTGTTGGTAAGGTGGTTTCGGTCAAGCCGGTGGGTGGCGACGTATGGGAGATGCAGGTTGATTCGGTGGATGACTTCTTAAGTGGGGTATCCATAGGTGATTCGGTGGCCGTGGACGGAGTTTGTCTCACTGTGACCGCCATTAAAGGCACCAGGATTGTTGCGCAGATGATGCGGGAGACGGTGGAAAGAACTAAGTTGGGTAGTTTGAAATCGGGGCATCGGGTGAACTTGGAACTTTCCATGCGATTGGACGGAAGGCTGGACGGGCACATAGTTCAAGGCCATGTGGACTGCCTTGGTATTGTCGATAGTTGGGAGGCGCAGGGCAGCTGGAGGAAGCTTTGGGTTTCGGTGCCACGGTGGTTTGCTCCATATGTGGTCCCCAAGGGGTCTGTTGCGATAGACGGCGTTAGCCTTACCGTTATAGATGCCCTAGATGATGCTTTTTCCGTTGGGCTTATCCCCGAAACTCTTAGAAGGACCTGTCTGGGTGATCTTAGGATTGGGGACAAGGTTAACTTGGAGGGGGATATAATAGGTAAATATGTGATGCGTTGGCTTGGCATCTTCGGCGGTGCTTCGATGAAGCCCGGTGAGGGTGTTGATGTGGGTTTAGAGGAGGGCGGGATCAGCTACGATAAGCTGGCCCTTTACGGATGGGATGTTGGGGGGCGTTAG
- the ribD gene encoding bifunctional diaminohydroxyphosphoribosylaminopyrimidine deaminase/5-amino-6-(5-phosphoribosylamino)uracil reductase RibD — protein MKALKEFNRESLGESKRHIYFMRMALSLAARGGVSVSPNPKVGCVLVRDEKVVGIGYHRRYGGPHAEVEALAMARDKARGSTAYVTLEPCAHHGKTPPCAPRLAEAGVSRVVYGFRDPNPKVNGEGLRILESSGVEVIGPVLERDCKWINRGFIRRITLGRPWVTLKGALSVDGTACLDSGESKWITGPMARQKAHLLRAEHDAVLVGINTVMNDDPELTVRALDGESPKKVVLDGHLRIPLEAKVLKGGERIVFTSQEAPMEKLTCLRNMGVTLIQVPSVGGMLDLSQVLLELGRLGVNNLLVEGGARVLGAFVDSGLGDMVSLFVAPSILGRGLQIFESFAIQGLGSRVEITDHMVRQAGHDLWLEGVLRCSPAL, from the coding sequence TTGAAGGCCCTGAAAGAGTTTAATAGGGAGTCCCTGGGGGAGTCCAAAAGGCACATATATTTTATGCGCATGGCCTTAAGCCTTGCAGCAAGGGGAGGGGTTTCGGTAAGCCCGAACCCTAAGGTGGGCTGTGTGTTGGTAAGGGATGAAAAGGTGGTGGGTATTGGTTATCACCGAAGATACGGGGGGCCTCATGCGGAGGTTGAGGCTTTGGCCATGGCGAGGGATAAGGCGAGGGGTAGCACCGCCTACGTCACCCTTGAACCGTGCGCCCATCATGGGAAGACCCCACCTTGTGCCCCAAGGCTTGCAGAGGCTGGGGTATCAAGAGTGGTTTATGGATTTAGGGATCCAAACCCTAAGGTGAACGGAGAGGGGCTTAGGATCTTAGAGTCAAGCGGGGTTGAAGTGATAGGGCCAGTGCTGGAGAGAGACTGTAAGTGGATTAATCGTGGTTTTATAAGGCGGATTACCTTGGGGAGGCCTTGGGTCACGTTAAAGGGTGCTCTGTCTGTGGATGGAACTGCGTGTCTGGATAGCGGTGAGAGCAAGTGGATAACCGGTCCCATGGCGAGGCAGAAAGCACACCTTCTGAGGGCAGAGCACGATGCGGTCCTTGTGGGTATAAATACAGTTATGAACGATGACCCGGAGCTTACCGTTAGGGCATTGGATGGTGAAAGCCCTAAAAAGGTAGTCCTTGATGGGCACCTAAGAATACCCCTGGAGGCCAAAGTGCTTAAAGGGGGAGAGAGGATAGTATTCACCTCACAGGAGGCCCCTATGGAGAAGTTGACGTGCCTTCGCAACATGGGGGTTACGCTGATTCAAGTCCCTAGCGTTGGCGGAATGCTGGACCTTAGTCAGGTTTTGTTGGAGCTTGGAAGGCTTGGGGTTAACAACCTGCTTGTGGAAGGTGGCGCCAGGGTGCTAGGGGCCTTTGTGGACAGCGGTCTTGGCGACATGGTATCCCTGTTCGTAGCCCCTTCTATACTGGGCAGGGGGCTTCAGATTTTCGAATCCTTTGCCATTCAAGGTCTTGGTAGCAGGGTAGAGATCACGGACCACATGGTTCGCCAGGCGGGGCATGACCTTTGGCTCGAGGGGGTATTAAGGTGTTCACCGGCCTTATAG